The Micromonospora sp. NBC_00421 DNA window CTCTAGACTCAGCACAGCCGCGAAAGCACGCGATCTCTCTGCGGGTCGGCGCACCCCGAAGCTCTCGGCGGTCAGCCCGTCACCCCTGCCAAAGGCCCACGCCGCACCGCAGTTTCCGCAGGTCGCCGCAGACGGCGAGACCTGCTCACCGACGTTGGTGAGTTGGGAAACCGCCCGGCTGCTGTGCCACAGACTCCCGCGACGCGTCATGCGAGGCGGGTGCACCGAGGCCGCCCGGCCACCTTGCTTGTCGATCCCGGGCAGTCCCGGCCTATCGAGGGAAGGAATCCATTGAGCGACACCACCGACGTGACGTCGGATGTTTCCAACGTCGCTGGCGATGCCACCACCGCCGCCCCCGCCCGCCGTCGGCGCAGCGGTACCGGTCTGTCGGCGATGCTGCTGCCGGAGCTGCAGAGCCTGGCCGCGTCGCTCGGCATCTCCGGGACCGCCCGCATGCGCAAGGGCGAGCTGATCAGCGCGATCTCCGAGCGGCAGCAGGGCGGCGCCGCGACCGGCACCCCTCGACCGCGGGCCGAGGTGGCTGCTGCGGCTGCCCCCGTCCGGGAGGAGGTGCGCGCCGAGGTGACCCCGGAGCGGGCCCCCGAGCCGGCGTCGGCGGCCCCTGCCGCCACCGGTGAGACCGAGGGTCGGACCCGGACCCGGCGCAGCCGGGCCAGCACCGCCGAGGCGCGGCCGGCTGCCGAGACGCGGACCGTCGAGAGCCGGACCGTCGAGAGCCGGACCGAGGAGGCGCCGGTCGAGACCGGTGAGCGTCCCGAGGCGCGCGGCGGTCGGGACCGTGGCGAGCGGGCCGGCGTCGACCGGGCCGAGCGCGGCGAGCGGGCCGGTAACGACCGGGCCGAGCGGGCGGGCAGTGACCGGGCCGAGCGGGCCGGTAACGACCGGGCCGAGCGGGCGGACAACGACCGGGCCGGCCGTACCGGTAGCGACCGCACGGGTAACGACCGTGGCGAGCGGGCCGGTAACGACCGGGCCGAGCGGGTGGGCAGCGACCGGGCCGATCGCAACGACCGGGGTGACCGCAACGACCGGGGTGACCGCAACGACCGAGGTGAGCGGGCGGACCGCAACGACCGGGGCGACCGCGGCAGCGATCGGGGTCAGCGCGACAGCCGCGACAACCGTGACGATCCGGACGACGACGGCGAGGGTGGCGGTCGGCGGGGCCGACGCAGCCGGTTCCGGGACCGTCGGCGTGGTCGGGGCGACCGGATCGAGGGCGGGACGGACAGCGGCGGCGGTCGCGAGCCGCAGGTCAGCGAGGACGACGTGCTGGTGCCGGTCGCCGGCATCATCGACGTGCTCGACAACTACGCCTTCGTCCGGACCACCGGCTACCTGGCCGGTCCGAACGACGTCTACGTCTCGATGTCGCAGATCAAGAAGCACGGCCTGCGCCGGGGTGACGCGATCACCGGCGCCGTCCGTGCCGCCCGGGACAGCGGCGGCAGTGGCGACCAGCGGCGGGACAAGTACAACCCGCTGGTCCGGCTGGACACCATCAACGGCATGGAGCCCGACGAGGCCCGTCGCCGTCCCGAGTTCTACAAGCTCACGCCGCTCTACCCGCAGGAACGGCTGCGGCTGGAGACCGAGCCGCACATCCTCACCACCCGGGTGATCGACCTGGTGATGCCCATCGGCAAGGGGCAGCGGGCGCTGATCGTGTCGCCGCCCAAGGCGGGCAAGACGATGGTGCTCCAGGCCATCGCGAACGCCATCACCCGGAACAACCCGGAGTGCCACCTGATGGTGGTGCTGGTGGACGAGCGGCCGGAAGAGGTCACCGACATGCAGCGGTCGGTGAAGGGCGAGGTCATCGCGGCCACGTTCGACCGTCCGCCGCAGGACCACACCACGATCGCCGAGTTGGCGATCGAGCGGGCCAAGCGCCTGGTCGAGCTGGGCCACGACGTGGTCGTACTGCTCGACTCGGTGACCCGGCTCGGTCGGTCGTACAACCTGGCGGCGCCGGCCTCCGGCCGGATCATGTCCGGTGGTATCGACTCCACGGCGCTCTACCCGCCGAAGCGGTTCCTGGGTGCGGCCCGCAACATCGAGAACGGCGGCTCGCTGACCATCCTCGCCACCGCGTTGGTGGAGACCGGGTCCATGGCGGACACGGTCATCTTCGAGGAGTTCAAGGGCACCGGCAACGCCGAGTTGAAGCTGGACCGGAAGATCGCCGACAAGCGGGTCTTCCCGGCGATCGACATCAACCCCTCCGGTACGCGCAAGGAGGAGGTCCTGTTCGCGCCGGAGGAATTGGCGATCATCCACAAGCTCCGCAAGGTGCTGCACTCGCTGGATTCGCAGGCGGCGCTGGATCTGCTGATCGACCGGCTCAAGCAGTCCCGCACCAACATCGAGTTCCTGATGCAGATCGCCAAGTCGACACCGGGGGAGTGACCCCACCCGGGTGAAGACCGCCACGAAGGGCACGGCCGCAGCGGCCGTGCCCTTCGTCGTACCCGGATTCGCACTGGCTGGGGATTGCTGCTGGTGAACTTTTCCTTCGATGGGACTGGCAGCTCTTGAAAATTCTGTGCGTAGCCGGGTTGACTGGGGTAGGCGGGTTCGCGGGTTCGCGGTCGATCCGGCCGGGGCGTGCCCACCGGTGGGCGGCGGAGGAGGACCTGGGGAGGCGTCCGCCGCCCGGCCGCCCTATCGGGCGGGCTCCTGAACCTGGGGGAGGAGCCCGCCCGGTCCGGCCGGACCGGTTTCCGTCCCGCCGCCGACCCGGCCGGGCCGCGTCCGCCGACCCGGCCGGCCCCCGACCCCGCCGACGCGGGCCGCGCGCGGGGCCGGCAGGCCGGTCGAGGAATGTGGGCCGGGACGGCGGGAATGCGGCCCGGTGGGCAGGCGTTACCACTGCCGGACCGATCGTGCGGCCCGCTCGCCGGGTCGGCTCACGCCCATGGCACACTGGTCAATCGGCCACCGGTTCCGGTTCACGCCCGAGTCCGTCGCGCACCAGGCGGCGGGGGATCAGCGGCGACCCGGCGACCACCTGACGAAAGGACCGAGGCGACATGAAGCCCAACATCCACCCGGAGTACGTGACCACCGAGGTCAAGTGCTCCTGCGGCAGCTCCTTCACGACCCGCAGCACCGCCAAGGGCGGGACGATCAGCGTCGAGACCTGCAGCGCCTGCCACCCGTTCTACACCGGCAAGCAGCGCGTCCTCGACACCGCCGGCCGGGTCGCCAAGTTCCAGCAGAAGTACGCCAAGGTTCAGGCGAAGAAGGCCAAGTAGCTCCACCGACGACGCCCGCGTCCGGCCCCGTGCCGGACGCGGGCGTTCGTCCGTTCCGCCTACTTGCCACCTCCGTCCCCGGTTCTTCCGCGGGGAACCCGTCGAAGGAGTACACCCCGTATGAGCAGCGAGCGCCTGGCCGCCCTCCTCGACGAGTACGCCGAACTGGAGAAGCGGCTGGCCGACCCGGCCATCCACGCCGACCAGAACACCGCCCGCCGGGTCGGTCGCCGCTATGCCGAGCTGGTCCCGCTGCACAAGGCCGCGGGTGAGCTGGAACAGGCCCGTGCCGACCTGGTCGCGGCCCGGGAGCTGGCGGCCGAGGAGCCGGCCTTCGCCGAGGAGGCGGAGTCGATCGCGGTGACCGTGCCGGCGCTCGAGGAGCGGCTGGCCGAGCTGCTGATCCCGCGGGATCCGCACGACGCCAAGGACGTGATCATCGAGATCAAGGCCGGGGAGGGTGGCGAGGAGTCGGCGCTCTTCGCCGGTGACCTGCTGCGGATGTACACCCGGTACGCCGAGCGGCACGGCTGGCTGACCGAGGTGATCGACGCGCAGGACTCCGACCTCGGTGGGGTCAAGGACGTCTCGCTGGCGATCAAGACCAAGGGCGTGCCGGAGGGCGGCAACGGCGTCTGGTCCCGGCTCAAGTGGGAGGGCGGCGTGCACCGGGTCCAGCGGGTCCCGGTCACCGAGTCGCAGGGCCGCATCCACACCAGCGCGGCAGGCGTGCTGGTGCTGCCCGAGGCCGAGGACGTCGACGTCAGCATCGACCCGAACGAGCTGCGGATCGACGTGTTCCGCTCGTCCGGGCCGGGCGGGCAGTCGGTGAACACCACCGACTCGGCGGTACGGATCACCCACCTGCCGACCGGTGTGGTGGTCTCCTGCCAGAACGAGAAGTCCCAGCTGCAGAACCGCGAGCAGGCGATGCGCATCCTGCGGGCCCGGCTGCTGGCGGTGGCCCAGGAGCAGGCCGACGCCGCCGCCTCGGACGCCCGCAGGGCGCAGGTGCGCACCGTGGACCGCTCGGAGCGGATCCGCACCTACAACTACCCGCAGAACCGGATCACCGACCACCGGATCGGCTACACGGCGTACAACCTCGACCTGGCCCTCGCCGGGGAGCTGGACGGCGTCCTCGACGCCCTCACCGAGGCCGACCGCGCCGCCCGCCTCGCCGGCGACACCGAGCTGACCCGCCGCTGACCGACCCGCGACCCGGCCGGGTCAGCCGGCGCGGGAGCGGGTCTTGGCCCGCAGCATCTCCCGGTCGGCGATCTCGAACGCGGTGCCGAGGGCGTCGCGTACCGCGGTGCCGCCGCCGCTGCCGTCGACCTCGGCGAAGCCTATGCTGACCCCGACCGGCGTGCCGGGGACCAGCGACTCCCAGTCCTCGGTGCGCACGGCCGCGTCGATCCGGCGGGCCACCTCGGCCGCTTCGGTCATGCCGGCCCCGGAGAGCACCACCACGAACTCGTCGCCGCCGTAGCGGGCCACGAAGTCGCCGCGGCGCATCACCCGGTTGATCACTCCGGCGATCCGTTGCAGCACCAGGTCACCGGAGTGGTGGCCGTGGGTGGTGTTGACCGCCTTGAAGCCGTCCAGGTCGCAGACGCCGATCACCACCCGCTCGCCCCGGGACACCACCGAGCCGATGTGCCGCTCCAACTGACGCCGGTTGGCCAGCCCGGTCAGCGGGTCGGTCAGTGCCTCGCCCTCGTAGCGGGCCGCCTCCCGGCGCATCTCCTCGTGGTCGATCCGGGCCGCGATGCCGTCGATGTAGACGTCCCGCAACCGGTCGTTGCGCTGCCCGGCCAGCCGGAACGCCATCCGGTCGGCGCGGTGCGCGGCGGCGTGGTCGCCGGCCCGGGAGAAGGCGATGCTGCGCAGCCGGGACGGTTCCGCCGCGCCGAGCGTCTCGGCCGACACCCGGGCCGAGTCCAGTCGGGTGATCGCCTCGATCGGGCGTCCGTCGGCGACCGCCAGGCAGACGTGGCCGAGCTGGCGCATGTCCCGGGCCCGGGCGCTGTCCCCGCTGTGGTCGAGCAGCCGGGCCGGCTCCGGGCCGACCGGACCCGGGTCGCCGAGCGCCGCCCGGCGGACCGCCGCGTAGCCGTACGCGGCGAGGCTGCTCGGTCGAAGCCGGTCGGCCCGGCCGTCGGAGGCGAAGCGCGCCAGGTCGGCCGCGATGTCGCGGAGCACCCGCAGGCAGCCGTCGCTGTCGCCGTTGTGGTCCAGCGCGACGGCGTTGCGCAGTCGGATGCCCGGGGCGGCGAAGGTCTCCTCGGGGATGCCGGCGGCGGCACCGTGCTGGCGGGCCCGCTCGATCGCGCCGAGCGCATGGCCGTGGAAGCTGAGGTAGGAGTAGGCCATCGCCAGGTCGTGCCAGCCCCAGGCGGTGTCCCGGTCCCGGTCCTCCGCGGCGCCGAGCGCGCGGGCCGCCCGGACCAGGTGCATGACGCAGCGGTCCAGCGCGCCCTGGTGGTGCGCGGCGAGCGCGGCCAGTGCGTTGAGGTGCCCGTGCAGGTAGGGCTCGGGGAGGTCCCGGACGGCCCCGGAGGCCTCTTCGATGGCCCTGGTGAACTCGGCCGTCCGGCCGAGATTGATCAACGCGCAGAGCCGCTGCACCAGGGCGTCGGCCCTGGTGTACGGATCGGCGGTGGTGCGCAGCACCCGGTCGAGGACCCCGACCGCCTCGGCCGATCGGCTGGCCTCCTGGAGGTGGCGGGCATGCGTCAGGGAGTCAACCTGGTCATCGACCCGGTCGAGCCACCCCACCTGGCGAACCTCCTGTCGGTGCGCGTCCGGACCGTCGGCCTCGCCGCCGGGTCGACGCGGGGGCCCACACCCACTCGTGGCGCGGCCGACGACGCATCATGATTATGTCGTGACCTCACTTCCGCGCCACCCGTCCGAAGGGACAGAACGCGAGCGGCCCTCGCTCGTGGTGGCCCGCGCCGCCCGTACCCTCGCCGCCGCCGGGGTGGCGTCGGCCCGCGCCGAGGCGGAGCAGCTCGCCGCGTACGTGCTGGACGTGCCCCGGGGCCGGCTCGCCCTGGCCGACGGCTTCACCCCCGCCCAGCGGGCCCGCTACGACGCGCTGGTGGCCCGGCGGGCCGACCGCGAGCCGTTGCAGCACCTGACCGGCCGGGCCGGCTTCCGGCACCTGGAGCTGGCGGTGGGGCCGGGGGTCTTCGTGCCCCGCCCGGAGACGGAGCTGCTGGCCGGCTGGGGGATCGACCGGGCGTCGACCCGCCCGGACCCGGTGGTGGTCGACCTGTGCAGCGGCTCGGGGGCGATCGCGCTCGCGGTGGCCCAGGAGGTGCCGACGGCCCGGGTGGTGGCGGTGGAGCGGTCCCCCGCCGCGCTGACCTGGCTGCGGCGCAACGCCGCCGAGCGGGCCGCCGCCGGGGACCGGCCGGTCGAGGTGGTGGTCGCCGACGTCACCGACCCGGGGCTGCTCGCCGACCTGGTCGGCGCGGTGGACGTGCTGCTGTGCAACCCGCCGTACGTGCCGCGTACGGTCGCGGTTCCCCCGGAGGTGGCCGGGTACGACCCGGACGAGGCGGTCTTCGGCGGGGCGGACGGGCTGGCCGTGGTCCGCCCGGTGCTGCGCCGGGCGGCCGAGCTGCTGCGACCCGGCGGTGACCTGGGCGTCGAGCACGACGACACGCACGGCGCGGCGGTCCCGGCACTGCTCGCCGCGGACGGCCGGTACGCGGCGGTGCGGGCGCACCGGGACCTGGCCGGCCGGCCCCGTTTCGCCACCGCGTCCCGCGGGTCGGACGGCCCGCACGACGTCCGGACGTCGGCGTGGCAGACTGGCTCCTCGTGATGCTCTACGACTGTCGGTCGCCCGCCGACCGGGACCGCGGTGTCGCCGCGGCGATCGAGGCGGTCAAGAACGGCGAGCTGGTCGTTCTGCCCACCGACACGGTCTACGGGATCGGCGCGGACGCGTTCACCCCGTACGCGGTGCGGGCCCTCTCCGACGCGCGGGGTGGCAGCCAGGCGGCGCCGCCGGTGCTGATCGGCTCCCGGCACACCCTCGACGGCCTGGTCTTCTCGCTGCCCAAGGCGGCCCGTGACCTGGTGGAGGCGTTCTGGCCGGGGGCGTTGACCATCGTGGTGGAGCACTCGCCGAGCCTCGCCTGGGACCTGGGCGACGCCAGCGGGACGGTGGCGGTACGGATGCCGCTGCACCCGGTGGCGTTGGAGGTGCTGCGGGAGACCGGCCCGATGGCGGTGGCCTCGGCCAACAAGGTGGGCCAGCCGGCCGCGCTGACCGCCGAGGAGGCCCGCGACCAGCTCAGCTACTCGGTGCGCGTCTACCTGGATGCCGGCGCCTGCCCCGAGCCGGTGCCGAGCACCATCGTCGACCTGACCGGTGAGGTGCCCCGGCTGCTCCGGGTCGGCGCGATCGACCTGGACCAGCTCCGTGAGGTGGCACCGGACATCCTCGACGAGCGGGGAGCCTGAGTGCCGCCGTTCACCGTCCTGCACGTCTGCATGGGCAACATCTGCCGGTCCCCGATGGCCGAGCGGCTGCTGGTGCTCGCCGTCCGGGGGCGGCTGGGGCGGCTCGGTGTCGACCCGGCCGGCTCGGACGCGCTGCTGCACAGCCACAGCGCCGGCACCGGCGGCTGGCACGCGGGGGAGGAGATGAACCCGCCCGCCGCCCGGCAGGTGCTGGGCCGGGGTGGCGACGTCGAGGGTTTCGCCGCCCGCAAGCTCCGCTCCGACCTGATCGACGCCGCCGACCTCGTCCTCACCGCCACCGCCGACCAGCAGGAGTACGTGGTGGCGTTGCGCCCGGACGCCGCCGGGCGCACCTTCGTGCTGGGGGAGTTCGGCCGGCTGCTCGGCGCGGTGGACACCGCCGCCCTGCCGCCGGCACAGGCCACCCCCGATGCCGTGTACGCCCGGGGGGTGGCCCTGGTCGCGGCGGTCGACGCGGCGCGGCAGGGTGCGACTGCGCTGCACTCCGACGACCTGGACGATCCGTGGGGCCGGGGCGACCAGTGTTTCAGTCGGGTGGCCGACGAGATCGAGGAGACCGTGCACCCGCTCGCCTCGGCCCTGCTGCCCTGAGCTTGTTCCGGGCCTGATCCGGGTGCCGTTCTCCGGTGCCGTCCGGTCTGTCTCGTCCGGGTGACCGGGGCGGCGTGTCCCGTCCCGCGCGCCGTGTGTGCCGTGCGAGCTTTTTCCGTATTCGGGGAAAGATGAGAGTTCGGGCGGTTTTGCGGGTCATGCTGAACGGGTCCTGACGACTCCTGCGGGGAGTACTGATGATCCGGGCCCACCTCGACAAGGCGTTCACCGTGTTGATCGCCGGCGTGCTCGCCGGTCTGGTGCTGGCGGTGGCGGCCCTGCCGCTCGCCCTGGTGTTCGGCATCGGCTTCGGCGGGCTCGCATCCTCCTACGCCGAACTGCCTAACACCCTGCGCACCCCACCCACCGCCCAACGCTCCACCCTGTACGCCGCCGACGGCGTCACCCTGATCACCTCGTTCTACACCGAGGACCGGGTGGACGTGCCGTTGGTCAAGGTGGCCCCGGTGATGCGGCAGGCCATCGTGGCCGCCGAGGACGCCCGGTTCTACCAGCACCGGGGCGTCGACCTGCGGGGGGTGGTCCGGGCGTTCACCGTCAACCAGCGTGACGGCCGGGCCCGGCAGGGCGCCTCCACGCTGACCATGCAGTACGTCCGCAACGTGCTCAGCAACGATCCCCGGCTGACAAAGGAACAGCGGAAGAAGGCCACCGAGGTCAGCACCGCCCGCAAGCTCCAGGAGATGCGGTACGCCCTGGCGTTGGAGCGGGAGCTGACCAAGGACGAGATCCTCACCCGCTACCTCAACATCGCGTACTTCGGCGCCGGGGCGTACGGCATCGCCGCCGCGACCAAGCGGTACTTCTCCACCACCGCGGCCAACCTGACCCTGGACCAGGCGGCGCTGCTGGCCGGGCTGGTCCGCTCCCCGGACACCGACGACCCGATCAACGGCGACGCCGACGCGGCGCTGACCCGGCGGTCGTACGTGCTGGACCGGATGGTGGCGCTGGCCCAGGTGCCGGCGGCGGACGCGGCGGCGGCCCGGGACGCCCCGCTGGCGTTGCGCCCCAGCCGGACACCGAATGACTGCACCGCAGTGCCCGAGACTCGTAACGACTGGGGCTTCTTCTGCGACTGGTTCACCCAGTGGTGGAGCGACCAGCCGGCCTTCGGCGCCACCGCCGCCGAACGACAGGACACCCTGCGCCGGGGCGGTTTCCGGATCGTCTCCTCGCTCGACCCGGCCGTGCAGCGGGCCGCCGTACGCCAGGTGACCGACATCTACGCCGTCGACGATCCCCGGGCGGCACCCGCAGCGGTGGTCCAGCCGGGCACCGGCCGGGTGTTCGCCCTGGCGGTGAACCGCAACTACAGCGTGGCTCCGAACCCGGCCGGGCAGCAGAACTATCCGAACACGGTCAACCAGCTGATCGCCGGCGGCAACGGCATCGAGGGATACCAGGCCGGCTCGACGTTCAAGCTGTTCACCCTGTTGGCCGCCCTGGAGTCCGGGCTGCCGCTGGAGACCGGCTTCGTCGCGCCGAGCCGGATCGTGACCCGCTTCCCGACCGACGACCCCCGGGCCGGCTGCGGCGGGCGGTGGTGCCCGGCCAACGCCACCCCCGAGTGGATGGACGGCTACCGCACCATGTGGACCGGCTTCGGGCGCTCGGTGAACACCTACTTCGCCTGGCTCACCGAGAAGGTCGGCGCGGACCGGGTGGTGGAGATGGCCGAGCGGCTGGGCATCCGGTTCCGCGCCCCCGACGACGCCGCACTGGCCCGGCACAGCGCCCGCGACTGGGGGGCGTTCACCCTCGGCGTCTCCTCCACCACCCCGCTCGACCTGGCCAACGCGTACGCCACGGTGGCCGCCGAGGGGACCTGGTGCGCGCCGCTGCCTGTGGTGTCGATCACCGACAGCGCCGGGCACGAGGTGGCCGCGGGTCGGCCGGACTGCCGGCAGGTGATCGACACCGAGGTGGCCCGCGCCGCCGCCGACGCGGCCCGGTGCCCGGTCGGCGACCAGTCGATGTACCGCCGCTGCGACGGTGGCACGGCGGAGAAGCTCCGTCCGGGGCTGGGCCGTCCGGTGGCCGGCAAGACCGGCAGCTCGGAGCGGAACGAGACCGAGTCGGTGGTGGCCTTCACCCCGCAGCTCGCGGTCGCCCAGATCGCCGCCAACCCGGACGACCCGCGCGACGCCGTCGGTGCCGCCGTCCAGTCCCGGATGGTCGACGCGGTGGGCCGGATCCTCGCCGCCGCCCTGTCCGACACCCCCGTCCGGGACTTCGTCCCGCCCAACGAGTCCATCACCTACCGCCTCACCCCCACCCCCCGCACCGGCAACTGACCTCGTCCCGGGACGGGGGATCAGCGGGTCGGGGCGTGGTTGGCGATGTTGCGGGCCATGCCGCCGAAGACGACGGCGTGGAAGGGGGCCACCGAGAGCCAGTAGAGGTGGCCGGGCAGGCCGCGGGGGAGGAAGACGGCGCGTTGGACGTAGCGGGCGCGGCCCTCTCCGACCGGTTCGGCGCGCATCTCCAACCACGCCCGACCGGGTAGGCGCATCTCGGCACGCAACCGGAGCAGCTCACCCGGGACGATCTCCTCCACCCGCCAGAAGTCCAACGCCTCGCCGACCTGGAGGCGGTGCGGGTCACGGCGGCCCCGACGCAGTCCCACCCCGCCGACCAGCCGGTCCAGCCAGCCCCGGACGGACCAGGCGAGCGGGAACGAGTACCACCCGTGTTCACCGCCGACGCCCTCGATCACCCGCCAGAGCGCGGCCGGCGAGGCGTCGACCTCGCGTTCCCGGACGTCGGTGTAGACCGTGCCACCGGACCAGTGCGGGTCCGACGGCAGCGGCTCGGCCGGTGCGTCCGGGCCGCTCGCGTTCGACCAACGGGTCTCCACCTGGGCGTCGCGCACCATGGTCAGGGCCAGCGCGACGGCGTCGTCGAAGCCGGTCAGTCCGCCGGGCGGGTCGGGCAGCCACCGGGCGATGTCGTGTTCGTGCGCCACCGCCTCGTGGATCAGGCTCTCCACCAGCGGGCGGGCGATGGCGTTCGGCACCGGCGTGATCAGCCCCACCCAGTGCGAGGAGAGCGCCGGGGTCAGCGGGCGGACCGGCACGATGATCCGGCGGCGCAACCCGGCGACCCGGGCGTACCGCTGCATCATCTCCCGGAAGGTGAGCACGTCCGGGCCGCCGATGTCGAAGGCCCGGTCCACCTCGGCCGGCAGGGTGGCACAGCCGACCAGGTAGCGCAGCACGTCCCGGACGGCGATCGGCTGGATCCGGTTGCCGACCCAGCGGGGGGTGACCATGGCCGGCAGCCGCTCGGTGAGGTAGCGCAGCATCTCGAAGGAGGCCGACCCGGATCCGATGATCACGGCGGCCCGTAACACCACCGTGGGCACTCCGCCGGCCAGCAGGATCCGCGCCACCTCGGCCCGGGACCGCAGGTGCGGCGAGGGCACCTCGCCGCCCGCCGCCGGCTCCGGCCCACCCAGATAGACGATCCGGCGTACGCCGGCCGCGGCGGCGGCCGCGGCGAAGTGGGTGGCGGCCTCCCGGTCGGCCGCCTCGAAGTCGGCCTGCCCCAGCGAGTGCACCAGGTAGTACGCGACGTCGACGCCCTCGAAGGCGGCCGGCAGCGTCTCCGGTTTCCGCAGGTCCCCCTCGACCACCTCGGCGTAGGCGGCCCAGGGCACGTCGCGCAGTCGACCGGCCTTACGGGCCAGGCAGCGCACCTGGTGCCCCTCGGCCAGCAGTCGGGGCGCGAGCCGCCCACCGATGTACCCGGTGGCGCCGGTGACGAGGCATCTCACGGTCACCAGTGTGCGGCTCCGTAGACTCCTTCGCTGTGGAGAACGCGAAGCACACCTGGTGGGGGTCGGACGTCGAGCGGCTCGGCAGCGGCCTGACGGGCACCGGGTCGGTCGGCGGCTTCCCGGCGTACCCCCGTGGCTGAGCCCGGGGCGGGTACGGCGGCGACGGCCGACGACCGGGGTTGGCGGTTGCGCCACCTGCCTGTGCTGTTGGCCGCCTCGGCGGTGCTGGGGGCCCTCGCGGCGCTGGTCGGCGGGGTGACCGGCGGTGCGGACGCGGCGGTCGGCGCGGCGGCCGGGGTGGCGGTGACGGTGCTCAGCCACACCCTGACCACCGTGGTGCTGGCCCGGGCCGACGCGGTCAACCCGCAGCTGGTGCTCCCGCTCGGCCTGGGGCTGTACGCGGCCAAGTTCACCCTGCTGGGGGTGTTCATGGTGGCGGTGGCGTCGACCGGGTGGGACGGACTGGTTCCGCTCTGTGTCGGCATCGCCGCCGGCGTGGCGGTCTGGACCGGAGTGCACATCTGGTGGCTGACCAGGGTGCATTCCCGTCGATCGGTCGACTGACCGTCCCAATTGGTGGACACGCGCGCGACTGTCCGCGTTCGGTCATTCTCTGGTTGGCGGAAGGGGAGTAGCGTGCCCCCAGACGAAGGAGCCCGCCGGAAGCCCACACAACGAAGGTTGTGCGGGGGGTGAGGCACAGCCTCGTCTCCTCGGCTGATATCGTTCGCCCCGTCATGGCTGGTGACCGAACCCCCCAACCCACCGGCGGTCCGGACGACGTTCCGACCGGCGCCGGTCAGGGCTGGACCGCGCTCTCGTACCTCATCGGGGGCATGCTCGTCTGGGGTTTCATCGGCTGGCTGGTCGACCAGTGGCTCGACTCCGGCGGCATCGCCACCGGGATCGGTGTCGTGCTCGGCATGGCCGGGGGAATCATCCTGGTCGTCCGCCGGCTCGGCACGCCTACTTAGGAAGGGACGCGGTGTTCGGACAGGCGAACGTCCTGGCAGCGGGCCAGGCGGCATTCCCACCCAGCGTGGAGGACTTCTACCTGCCCAGCATCCTGCCCTGGGGTGCGCACGACTCGTACTGGTTCACCAAGGTCACGGCGATGGTCTGGATCGCGGTCGGCATCCTGATCATCTTCTTCCTGGCGACCTACCGGAAGCCGCAGCTG harbors:
- a CDS encoding arsenate reductase/protein-tyrosine-phosphatase family protein, whose translation is MPPFTVLHVCMGNICRSPMAERLLVLAVRGRLGRLGVDPAGSDALLHSHSAGTGGWHAGEEMNPPAARQVLGRGGDVEGFAARKLRSDLIDAADLVLTATADQQEYVVALRPDAAGRTFVLGEFGRLLGAVDTAALPPAQATPDAVYARGVALVAAVDAARQGATALHSDDLDDPWGRGDQCFSRVADEIEETVHPLASALLP
- a CDS encoding transglycosylase domain-containing protein; this encodes MIRAHLDKAFTVLIAGVLAGLVLAVAALPLALVFGIGFGGLASSYAELPNTLRTPPTAQRSTLYAADGVTLITSFYTEDRVDVPLVKVAPVMRQAIVAAEDARFYQHRGVDLRGVVRAFTVNQRDGRARQGASTLTMQYVRNVLSNDPRLTKEQRKKATEVSTARKLQEMRYALALERELTKDEILTRYLNIAYFGAGAYGIAAATKRYFSTTAANLTLDQAALLAGLVRSPDTDDPINGDADAALTRRSYVLDRMVALAQVPAADAAAARDAPLALRPSRTPNDCTAVPETRNDWGFFCDWFTQWWSDQPAFGATAAERQDTLRRGGFRIVSSLDPAVQRAAVRQVTDIYAVDDPRAAPAAVVQPGTGRVFALAVNRNYSVAPNPAGQQNYPNTVNQLIAGGNGIEGYQAGSTFKLFTLLAALESGLPLETGFVAPSRIVTRFPTDDPRAGCGGRWCPANATPEWMDGYRTMWTGFGRSVNTYFAWLTEKVGADRVVEMAERLGIRFRAPDDAALARHSARDWGAFTLGVSSTTPLDLANAYATVAAEGTWCAPLPVVSITDSAGHEVAAGRPDCRQVIDTEVARAAADAARCPVGDQSMYRRCDGGTAEKLRPGLGRPVAGKTGSSERNETESVVAFTPQLAVAQIAANPDDPRDAVGAAVQSRMVDAVGRILAAALSDTPVRDFVPPNESITYRLTPTPRTGN
- a CDS encoding SDR family oxidoreductase translates to MRCLVTGATGYIGGRLAPRLLAEGHQVRCLARKAGRLRDVPWAAYAEVVEGDLRKPETLPAAFEGVDVAYYLVHSLGQADFEAADREAATHFAAAAAAAGVRRIVYLGGPEPAAGGEVPSPHLRSRAEVARILLAGGVPTVVLRAAVIIGSGSASFEMLRYLTERLPAMVTPRWVGNRIQPIAVRDVLRYLVGCATLPAEVDRAFDIGGPDVLTFREMMQRYARVAGLRRRIIVPVRPLTPALSSHWVGLITPVPNAIARPLVESLIHEAVAHEHDIARWLPDPPGGLTGFDDAVALALTMVRDAQVETRWSNASGPDAPAEPLPSDPHWSGGTVYTDVREREVDASPAALWRVIEGVGGEHGWYSFPLAWSVRGWLDRLVGGVGLRRGRRDPHRLQVGEALDFWRVEEIVPGELLRLRAEMRLPGRAWLEMRAEPVGEGRARYVQRAVFLPRGLPGHLYWLSVAPFHAVVFGGMARNIANHAPTR
- a CDS encoding AtpZ/AtpI family protein, with product MAGDRTPQPTGGPDDVPTGAGQGWTALSYLIGGMLVWGFIGWLVDQWLDSGGIATGIGVVLGMAGGIILVVRRLGTPT